The segment CCCGCGGCGGAACTCGTCCGACTCGAAGCTCTCCTGCCCGAGGCGGGAGGAGGACAGAACCGCCGTTCCGGTAGCTCCCGACTCCAGAGCGTCGGCAAGTGTGTAACTCATTGCCCCGCTGGGCCCGCCTTTGGACATACCGCTGTGGCAGGCGTCCAGCACGAGCATCCGCGTCTTCACCGGCAGGCTCCGCAGAAGACGGAAGAGCTCGGGGACCGGGAGACCGGTAGTCTCGACCTGCTCGACGGTCGTCTCGTTCAATACGAGTACCGGACCTGCGGCAGTTTCGACTCCGTGAGAAGAGACGAAGACGAAGAGGGTGTCCGAGAGGCCGACCTGAGTTCGCAGAAGCTCAATCTCCTCCTTCACGCGGGCCGCGGTGGCTTGGACACCGGCGTTTCCTGCCAGGAGCCGGATGCGCTCGGGGGCGTATCCCCCGTGTGGACTGGATAGCAGTGCCTCGGCCAGAGCGCCAGCGTCGCTGGCCGCAAAGCGGAGCGGCAGGATGCTCGAATCCCGATAGTCGGAGACTCCAACGAGCAGTGCCCACCGCTTCGCTGGCTCCTCCGCAGCAGGTGCAGTGGTTGCGCTGGCAAGGGCGAGGAGCAGAAGCGCACCGAGCGTGAGGCTCGGGTTCCGGCAGGAGAGCATTCGAAACCTCAGCCCCCGGTTGTCAGGACGGCGAAGTCGGCGAGCGTCTGGGACGAGAACCCGGCTACCGCATGGGCCCGAAGCGAGGTCCTCTTCTCCGAGGGTCGTTGATAGACGAGGCTGAACGCGACGTCGGCCTCGATCCGTCCTTGACTCGGCAACCGCATCTCATCGAGCAGTTCGCCGGTACGAAGGTCGACGCGCTGAATCGCGTGGCCCTTGCCATCTCCCGTCTGGACGATGTCGACCCGAACGAACGGGTCTATCAGGCGCTGCCGGGCCTGATAGCGGTCGAGCGCCCGTTTGCCGTAGTTCTGTGGGAGGCCCGAGGCGATCGCTTCCGGAGTGCGTGCCGAATCGGCCAGGAGTGCAAGTCCAGCCACGATGGCGACACTGCCGCCCACCAGCAGAATGTCCTGGGCAATCTTGGATCCGACTTCGCCCGCACCGACA is part of the Thermoanaerobaculia bacterium genome and harbors:
- a CDS encoding caspase family protein, yielding MLSCRNPSLTLGALLLLALASATTAPAAEEPAKRWALLVGVSDYRDSSILPLRFAASDAGALAEALLSSPHGGYAPERIRLLAGNAGVQATAARVKEEIELLRTQVGLSDTLFVFVSSHGVETAAGPVLVLNETTVEQVETTGLPVPELFRLLRSLPVKTRMLVLDACHSGMSKGGPSGAMSYTLADALESGATGTAVLSSSRLGQESFESDEFRRGVFTHYLIEALGGAAGVDRDHDGRISLDEAALYTERRLFEWGRTAGRVQQPWLIRTGSASAPIALSLVPEVDIFGARAKSVEAMGTLHVTFKVEPEGNQFLVRAAIRPEGLPPGKGYVSFTATLESGTRTSWRALILQGSPLNLLPLQRLPSRPTQLTLEERLYTPDMTSFVPVRVVEESAAAH